A single region of the Nicotiana sylvestris chromosome 6, ASM39365v2, whole genome shotgun sequence genome encodes:
- the LOC138871591 gene encoding uncharacterized protein, whose product MYLFYYVEFIKAEFVALDISGNNYFPWVLEAEIHLDAKGLDDTIKEGNEASSQDKAKAMIFLHHHLDEGLKSEYLTLKDPFQLWTGLKERYDHLKATVLLRVHREWMHLRLQDYKTISEYNSAVYRIISQLKLCGEPMNDEDMLEKTLSTFHASNMVLQQQYREKGFKKYSELISCLLVAEQHNAILMKNHEARPTGSTLFPEANLGTIDPKFEKKHNNYRGRINICGRGKGRNNNRHGGCRYKQENNKGFQNNPSKGKGNVCHRCGMKNYWARIYRTPEHFVKLYQASIKEKQNKLETHLTFQNDVEAGPMNNHDKVEANLAYKDDIIEGLADITH is encoded by the exons ATGTATCTA TTTTACTATGTCGAATTTATCAAAgctgaatttgtggcacttgacatctctGGGAATAACTATTTTCCATGGGTACTTGaagctgaaattcaccttgacgctaaaggtcttgatGACACTATTAaagaaggaaatgaagcatcaagtCAGGATAAAGCGaaagccatgattttccttcACCATCATCTCGATGAAGGGTTAAAAAGTGAATATTTAACCTTGAAAGATCCATTTCAATTATGGACTGGTTTGAAAGaacgatatgaccacctaaaggCCACGGTATTGCTAAGAGTTCATCGTGAGTGGATGCACTTACGGCTGCAAGATTATAAGACCATAAGTGAATATAATTCTGCTGTATATAGAATAATTTCCCAACTAAAATTATGTGGGGAACCTATGAATGATGAGGACATGTTGGAAAAGACTCTTTCTACTTTTCATGCCTCAAATATGGTGTTACAGCAGCAATACCGTGAAAAGGgctttaagaaatattctgaatTAATTTCATGCCTTTTGGTGGCGGAACAACATAATGCCattttaatgaaaaatcatgaagcccgcCCCACTGGATCAACTCTATTTCCAGAAGCGAATCTGGGAACGATAGATCCAAAGTTTGAAAAAAAACATAATAATTATCGTGGCCGTATAAATATATGTGGGCGTGGCAAGGGGCGAAATAATAATCGTCATGGTGGTTGTCGTTATAAACAAGAGAACAATAAGGGTTTTCAGAATAACCCTTCAAAAGGCAAAGGTAATGTTTGCCACCGATGTGGTATGAAAAATTATTGGGCACGAATTTATCGTACACctgaacattttgtcaaactttatcaagcatctataaaagagaaacaaaataaaCTTGAGACTCACTTGACTTTTCAAAATGATGTTGAGGCGGGCCCTATGAATAATCATGATAAAGTTGAAGCAAACCTTGCCTATAAAGATGATATTATTGAAGGTCTTGCAGATATTACTCATTAG
- the LOC138871592 gene encoding uncharacterized protein, with the protein MSKPVLSDRLARWYLQFQQFEIVYISQKATKGQALADFLVDHPIPDDWELTDELPDEDAMVIEVQPLWKMYFDGATHRGGAGAGVVFVTSQGKVLPYSFTLTQLCSNNVAEYQALILGLEMAVEMKRLQLQVFGDSQLVVNQLLGSYEVKKPELRPYHDYAKKLMGWLSDVTIQHMPRKENKKANALAALISSLILPN; encoded by the coding sequence atgtcaaaacctgtccttagtgatcgactagcaaggtggtacctccagtttcaacaatttgaaatcgTGTACATCTCTCAAAAGGCTACAAAAGGACAAGCGTTAGCGGACTTCTTGGTAGATCACCCTATACCTGATGATTGGGAGCTAACTgacgaactacctgatgaggacgccATGGTCATCGAAGTTCAGCCTctatggaagatgtactttgatggtgctacACATCGCGGAGGAGCTGGTGCtggtgtagtatttgtcacttctcAAGGTAAAGTTCTGCCCTACTCTTTTACGTTGACGCAACTCTGCTCTAACAATGTTGCTGAGTATCAAGCGCTGATACTTGGGCTCGAAATGGCTGTCGAAATGAAGcggttgcaattgcaagtctttggtgactctcagttagtggtcaatcagcttttaggtagttacgaggtcaagaaacctgaactacgcccatatcatgattatgCTAAAAAATTAATGGGGTGGCTCAGTGATGTGACTATTCAACATatgccaaggaaagaaaataagaaggctaaTGCTTTAGCTGCCCTAATTTCATCATTAATCCTGCCTAATTAA